From a single Apium graveolens cultivar Ventura chromosome 2, ASM990537v1, whole genome shotgun sequence genomic region:
- the LOC141706744 gene encoding small ribosomal subunit protein bS20c, giving the protein MAASMQCLSSSCWPISLKFQSLSLSSPSAFKPLGFSSNTSTNVFSTGFVSIRPVERQLGQLIVCEAATTKKPDSAAKRARQNEKRRVYHKAKKSEVRTRMKKVLESLEVLRKKTDAQAEEVITVEKLIAEAYSAIDKAVKVGTLHRNTGARRKSRLARRKKAVEIHHGWYTPSPELTA; this is encoded by the exons ATGGCTGCATCAATGCAATGTCTCTCATCTTCTTGCTGGCCCATTTCATTAAAGTTTCAATCTTTATCACTTTCTAGCCCATCTGCATTTAAGCCTCTTGGGTTCTCATCAAACACTTCAACCAATGTTTTTTCAACAG GGTTTGTGTCTATAAGGCCTGTTGAGAGACAATTGGGGCAGTTGATTGTTTGTGAAGCTGCTACTACTAAGAAACCTGATTCTGCTGCTAAAAGAGCTAGACAGAATGAGAAGAGAAGGGTTTATCATAAAGCCAAGAAGTCTGAAGTTCGAACCCGAATGAAAAAG GTTTTGGAATCACTCGAAGTGCTTAGAAAGAAAACTGATGCACAGGCGGAGGAAGTCATCACCGTTGAGAAGTTGATAGCAGAAGCCTATTCAGCGATTGATAAAGCAGTGAAAGTTGGCACCTTGCACAGGAACACTGGAGCAAGAAGGAAGTCTAGGCTTGCAAGAAGGAAGAAAGCTGTTGAAATTCACCATGGTTGGTATACACCGTCTCCGGAGCTTACGGCCTAA